One genomic region from Leptolyngbyaceae cyanobacterium JSC-12 encodes:
- a CDS encoding hypothetical protein (IMG reference gene:2510096426~PFAM: F420-0:Gamma-glutamyl ligase): MLLQILAIALAAAILLIGLYLLLLEIQFRRRLGNKLEVTVGTWQLTVKQRDRYVLVGEMELINRTHRLEIMVPEMRAEVSLFSDSSLRGITTQTRVIPQHPDAPARDDDYWFAYIIKIGKRTRVQVQVEIQGEDLNQLKTAWIQLHYVTYGPQGRIPNVRHVIVPFQFPLPEESKNWRSTPSADVLPIRTHLLTELDSPVEVVRRYVLPHAKSGDVVTIGETPIAIMQGRFRHPTEVKPGWVARRICYLFLPTSSLATACGMQSLVDIVGPIRVLWAFFVGAIAKVFKRPGVFYQLAGEQARLIDDVTGTLPPYDQFIVLGPQNAQEVVDHIHQETGLAVAIVDVNDLGAVKILAATTGVSQTVLEQALKKNPAGNADEQTPVVLIRPL, encoded by the coding sequence GTGCTTCTCCAAATTCTTGCGATCGCGCTGGCTGCTGCTATTCTCCTGATTGGGTTGTATCTTCTACTGTTAGAGATACAGTTTCGCCGTCGTCTGGGAAATAAGTTAGAAGTCACAGTTGGCACCTGGCAGTTGACTGTTAAACAGCGCGATCGCTACGTGCTGGTAGGTGAGATGGAGCTAATCAATCGCACTCACCGTCTGGAAATCATGGTGCCAGAGATGAGGGCAGAAGTCTCTTTATTTTCAGACAGCAGTTTAAGAGGAATCACCACTCAAACCCGCGTCATCCCTCAACATCCCGATGCCCCCGCTCGTGACGATGACTACTGGTTCGCCTACATCATCAAGATTGGCAAACGCACGCGGGTGCAAGTGCAAGTAGAAATCCAGGGAGAAGACCTGAACCAACTCAAAACCGCCTGGATACAACTCCATTACGTTACCTATGGTCCACAAGGACGCATCCCCAATGTTCGTCATGTGATTGTACCGTTTCAATTTCCCCTACCGGAAGAGTCCAAAAACTGGCGTAGCACTCCCAGTGCAGACGTGTTACCCATTCGGACTCATCTATTAACCGAACTGGACAGTCCAGTAGAAGTTGTACGGCGGTATGTGTTGCCCCATGCCAAATCAGGTGATGTCGTCACGATTGGAGAAACCCCGATCGCAATTATGCAAGGGCGGTTCCGCCACCCAACCGAAGTCAAACCTGGATGGGTGGCACGGCGAATTTGCTACTTGTTCTTACCTACTTCCAGTCTGGCAACGGCATGTGGGATGCAATCTTTAGTTGATATTGTTGGTCCCATCCGGGTATTGTGGGCATTTTTCGTCGGTGCGATCGCGAAAGTCTTTAAGCGACCTGGCGTGTTTTACCAACTGGCAGGTGAACAGGCTCGTTTAATTGATGATGTGACTGGAACATTACCACCTTATGATCAGTTCATTGTGTTGGGACCTCAGAATGCCCAGGAAGTTGTCGATCACATTCATCAGGAAACAGGCTTGGCAGTTGCGATCGTCGATGTCAATGACTTGGGTGCCGTCAAAATTTTGGCAGCCACAACTGGAGTTTCGCAAACTGTATTGGAGCAAGCCCTGAAGAAAAATCCTGCTGGCAACGCCGATGAACAAACTCCGGTAGTGCTCATCCGCCCCCTCTAG
- a CDS encoding response regulator with CheY-like receiver domain and winged-helix DNA-binding domain (IMG reference gene:2510096433~PFAM: Response regulator receiver domain; Transcriptional regulatory protein, C terminal), with translation MGAFCIQIIEGNPHLRSLLGWHLQQAGYTVCQSADLHQAREVFQQRQPALIILDSELPDGDGVEFCRWLRQQQTLILMLSARNTEAAIVEGLRAGADDYLTKPFGMQEFLARVEALTRRRIAMLPPASLECGDLQVDLVHRRVRFRGELVELTPQEFSLLYVLAQAGGMPLSRTELLQRAWPDAIDNPRTVDTHILSLRKKVETDPRQPSLIQTVRNVGYRLNLEGLSSKSHAEDYPVRRKSLSQPASQRLAISEHSRL, from the coding sequence GTGGGAGCTTTTTGTATTCAAATTATTGAAGGGAATCCCCATTTGCGATCGCTACTTGGCTGGCATCTCCAGCAAGCGGGTTACACTGTTTGCCAATCGGCAGACCTGCATCAGGCGCGGGAGGTTTTTCAGCAACGTCAACCAGCCCTGATTATTTTAGATTCTGAATTGCCAGATGGCGATGGGGTGGAATTTTGTCGCTGGTTGCGGCAGCAACAAACGTTGATTCTGATGTTGTCTGCTCGTAATACCGAAGCAGCTATTGTGGAGGGGTTGCGGGCAGGTGCCGATGATTATTTGACGAAGCCCTTTGGAATGCAGGAGTTTTTGGCACGAGTTGAGGCATTGACTCGACGACGAATTGCGATGCTACCTCCTGCATCTTTGGAGTGTGGTGATTTGCAAGTAGACTTGGTTCACCGCCGGGTACGTTTTCGAGGTGAGTTGGTAGAGTTAACTCCTCAAGAGTTTAGTTTGCTATATGTATTGGCGCAAGCAGGGGGAATGCCGCTGAGTCGGACTGAGTTGTTGCAGCGAGCATGGCCCGATGCCATTGATAACCCCCGCACAGTTGATACTCACATTCTCTCTTTACGGAAAAAAGTGGAAACCGATCCTCGCCAGCCCAGTTTAATTCAAACAGTTCGGAATGTGGGCTATCGCCTTAATTTAGAGGGGTTATCGTCTAAGTCTCACGCTGAAGATTATCCAGTGCGACGAAAATCACTCAGCCAACCCGCATCCCAGCGTTTAGCCATTAGCGAACATAGCAGACTCTAG
- a CDS encoding hypothetical protein (IMG reference gene:2510096434) has protein sequence MLQDTLTIRFYQRLTDALVDLWNRGYRFDDLRMYIDGYLAALRHANSLEPYLIHRLEEEITRYMYDPSNFENTQSEPDYR, from the coding sequence ATGTTGCAGGATACCTTAACTATCCGCTTCTACCAACGACTAACTGATGCCTTAGTAGACCTGTGGAATCGAGGCTATCGGTTTGATGATTTACGAATGTATATCGATGGCTACTTGGCAGCGCTTCGGCATGCGAACAGCCTTGAACCCTACCTAATCCATCGCTTGGAAGAAGAAATTACTCGTTACATGTACGACCCCTCTAACTTCGAAAATACTCAATCTGAGCCAGACTATCGCTAA
- a CDS encoding hypothetical protein (IMG reference gene:2510096427): MTQAFPPSGDISIRPVSYADFEAIERFCMANIEDADLSYSISPDHSTKPLHAYGPLRLLGMLLHRPQMFGAYIGDRDSKLQGVIQVSPFNRTRSTWRVDQVAIVSASATSKESISTEASSVVAETLPTRPATLNLTLGNIGSPLLRYCFEAIWEARTWLLEVNINNKDLLALYRQNGFQPLAQMTYWEIDSDQLQELAEREPDLPNLLPVSNADAQLLYQLDTMSMPANIRQVFDRHIADFKTSLLGSLLRGLKHWLSHTEVVSGYVFEPQRKAAIGYFQVQLCRDGSSPHQAQLTVNPAYTWLYPELMSQIARITRDFPTQPLRLASSDYQQEREEYLERFGATRIAHTLMMSRSVWHKVRESKLSALENLQFSEMLQGLKPSRKAVPSRISATPPLTDHHPASPSNGNGKSRLNLPSNTDFSDPHQEGPCC, encoded by the coding sequence ATGACTCAAGCGTTTCCTCCCAGTGGTGATATTTCAATTCGCCCGGTTTCCTATGCTGACTTTGAAGCAATTGAACGGTTTTGCATGGCAAACATCGAGGATGCAGACTTGAGTTACTCAATTAGCCCAGACCATTCCACTAAACCGCTTCATGCCTATGGTCCCTTGAGATTGTTGGGAATGCTGCTGCATCGTCCGCAAATGTTTGGTGCTTACATAGGCGATCGCGACAGCAAGCTGCAAGGAGTAATTCAGGTTTCTCCATTCAATCGGACTCGTAGCACTTGGCGGGTGGATCAGGTAGCCATTGTTTCAGCCAGTGCTACATCCAAAGAATCGATTTCCACAGAAGCGAGCTCGGTTGTAGCTGAAACACTCCCTACCCGTCCAGCCACCCTAAACCTAACCCTGGGAAATATTGGTTCTCCCCTCCTCCGTTACTGTTTCGAAGCGATTTGGGAAGCCCGCACCTGGTTGTTAGAAGTCAATATCAACAACAAAGATCTGTTAGCACTCTATCGACAAAATGGCTTTCAACCATTGGCCCAAATGACCTATTGGGAGATTGACTCGGATCAATTGCAAGAACTAGCTGAACGCGAACCCGACTTACCGAATTTATTACCTGTCAGCAATGCTGATGCTCAATTACTTTATCAGTTAGATACGATGTCCATGCCTGCTAATATCCGGCAAGTCTTTGATCGGCACATTGCTGACTTCAAAACCAGCTTGCTTGGCTCACTCCTCCGTGGACTGAAGCATTGGCTAAGCCATACAGAGGTTGTCAGTGGTTATGTATTTGAACCTCAACGCAAGGCAGCGATCGGCTATTTCCAGGTGCAACTTTGCCGTGATGGCTCTAGCCCACACCAGGCGCAGTTAACAGTTAACCCTGCCTATACCTGGCTCTACCCAGAACTCATGTCACAAATTGCCCGAATTACGCGGGATTTTCCAACCCAACCGTTACGGCTGGCCTCTTCAGACTATCAGCAAGAACGCGAAGAATACTTAGAGCGATTTGGCGCAACTCGCATTGCCCATACGTTGATGATGTCTCGTTCGGTATGGCATAAGGTGCGGGAATCTAAACTCAGCGCTCTTGAAAATCTCCAGTTTTCTGAAATGCTGCAAGGCTTAAAACCGTCTCGCAAAGCGGTTCCAAGTCGAATCTCAGCCACGCCTCCCCTTACCGATCACCATCCTGCTTCTCCATCCAATGGCAATGGCAAATCAAGACTCAACTTACCTTCCAACACCGATTTTTCTGATCCTCATCAGGAAGGACCCTGCTGTTAG
- a CDS encoding RNAse H-fold protein YqgF (IMG reference gene:2510096428~PFAM: Uncharacterised protein family (UPF0081)~TIGRFAM: RNAse H-fold protein YqgF), with product MPISALGLDIGRKRVGVAGCDGTGLIAFGLTTLYRKSFQEDLEQLRQLVRDREVTVLVVGLPYSMDGTLGFQARQIQKFANAIAAELNLPVVYIDERLTSFQAEQMLQAEGISPSRRKDLIDRKAAAIILQQWLDEQRTHSPQQPSNASESLEFI from the coding sequence ATGCCAATTTCTGCTCTGGGATTAGATATTGGACGCAAACGAGTTGGAGTTGCTGGCTGTGATGGCACCGGGCTCATTGCTTTTGGTCTCACCACGCTCTACCGGAAGTCGTTTCAAGAAGATCTGGAGCAACTGAGGCAACTGGTTCGCGATCGCGAAGTTACTGTACTGGTTGTTGGCTTACCCTACTCTATGGATGGCACCCTGGGATTCCAGGCTCGTCAGATACAGAAATTTGCCAACGCGATTGCGGCAGAACTCAATCTACCAGTCGTCTATATTGATGAACGGTTAACCTCCTTTCAAGCTGAACAAATGCTCCAGGCAGAAGGGATTTCACCATCGCGCCGAAAAGACTTGATTGATCGCAAAGCCGCCGCCATCATCTTGCAACAATGGCTGGATGAACAGCGTACCCATTCACCACAGCAGCCATCCAATGCCTCCGAAAGTCTTGAATTTATTTGA
- a CDS encoding HAD phosphatase subfamily IIIA (IMG reference gene:2510096431~TIGRFAM: HAD superfamily (subfamily IIIA) phosphatase, TIGR01668) — protein MFWGKLLQPNLILQGTILNLTPDIVQQYKLKGLVLDVDETLVPFRAAQVSEELLPWVEEVRQVASLWLVSNNISEARIRRIGRALDLPYISGAGKPSRRKVRRAVDAMGLSVEQVGMVGDRLFTDVLAGNRLGLFTILVEPMIAPNQIIRRSSLHSAEVWLSQILGASLSAENAKPK, from the coding sequence ATGTTCTGGGGCAAACTCTTACAGCCAAATCTTATTCTCCAGGGAACCATTCTTAACCTCACACCTGATATCGTGCAGCAGTACAAACTTAAAGGGTTAGTGCTGGATGTAGATGAAACCTTGGTTCCGTTTCGAGCCGCGCAAGTTTCAGAAGAGTTGTTGCCGTGGGTTGAAGAGGTGAGGCAAGTGGCATCGTTATGGCTGGTGAGTAATAACATCAGCGAGGCAAGAATTCGTCGCATCGGCAGAGCCTTAGATTTACCTTATATTTCAGGAGCAGGTAAGCCTTCCCGTCGTAAGGTGCGGCGAGCGGTGGATGCCATGGGCTTATCGGTTGAGCAGGTCGGGATGGTGGGCGATCGCTTGTTTACTGATGTGTTAGCTGGGAATCGTCTGGGATTATTTACAATTTTGGTAGAACCAATGATCGCCCCTAACCAGATTATTCGCCGCTCATCCTTGCATTCGGCTGAAGTCTGGCTTTCTCAAATACTGGGTGCATCCCTATCAGCCGAAAATGCTAAACCAAAGTAA
- a CDS encoding Legionella pneumophila major outer membrane protein precursor (IMG reference gene:2510096424~PFAM: Legionella pneumophila major outer membrane protein precursor), with protein MLKNNRVSLAVAIATVLSSSMTAIAQEYSELEDPQSPNQAIPDPDTNSLSDTPTSYHQAAVESSSTVEFSQAPYAREFEQRSIVVQAEPSVDPPIEAVSAPSVPVSYQPQVAQPIPAAKPAEIAKPIQVAQVVVPTVPATTISDRPAVVPTHPLAAQQPETHGRSPVSAVETRPTIEFSQASKAVPVSTVVVDVDAVQTQTPVTPPLLPQGTPDSVNPVQTQLQQLQQQQRQLQQQINNLQRQMQPQPNGSVVVVKDNNPSNLRVTGEALFWNANPADAMDYAIADPGTALATSGDLKTVDYDNGTGFRLGAIYRLPNSGWDLGGNYTNFNTQGSSSAVAPANGFLFSTRSHPFQNETADTAAASAKLNYKAGDFEAGYNIRAGKNVDLRLFGGLKASNLNQKMNINYDGRDYTNGQIDTENNFTGVGPRVGLEAKVPLGAGFNLFGRGAASMQVGTQTSTFRETDRNGADVIADLRRQQKGQVVPGLELAAGLSWEKQLSKQAKIEIGGGYELQHLFNVTDNVRFVDAASPGVFAQNKGDLSLKGFFLKGGVSIQF; from the coding sequence ATGTTAAAAAATAACCGAGTGAGTTTGGCGGTTGCGATCGCAACAGTTTTAAGTAGCTCAATGACAGCGATCGCCCAGGAATATTCTGAGCTAGAAGACCCCCAGTCGCCTAACCAGGCAATCCCTGATCCTGATACCAATAGTCTTTCAGATACGCCAACCTCCTATCATCAGGCGGCTGTCGAGTCGAGTTCTACTGTTGAATTCTCCCAGGCACCCTACGCTCGCGAATTTGAGCAACGTTCGATAGTAGTGCAGGCTGAACCCAGCGTAGATCCTCCTATAGAAGCGGTTTCAGCACCGTCCGTTCCAGTTTCTTATCAACCACAGGTGGCGCAACCCATTCCGGCAGCAAAACCTGCTGAAATCGCAAAACCCATTCAGGTGGCGCAGGTTGTAGTGCCTACGGTACCTGCTACTACAATCAGCGATCGCCCAGCAGTCGTTCCAACTCACCCACTAGCCGCGCAGCAACCCGAAACACATGGGCGATCGCCAGTATCAGCAGTGGAAACTCGTCCAACCATAGAATTTTCTCAAGCCTCTAAAGCAGTTCCAGTCAGTACAGTGGTCGTTGATGTGGATGCCGTTCAAACCCAGACTCCTGTCACGCCACCTTTGTTGCCCCAGGGCACACCCGATTCGGTCAATCCAGTCCAGACCCAACTGCAACAACTGCAGCAGCAGCAGCGTCAACTGCAACAGCAGATTAATAATCTACAGCGGCAGATGCAGCCTCAACCGAATGGCTCGGTAGTGGTGGTGAAAGATAACAACCCTTCTAACTTGCGCGTCACTGGAGAAGCCCTGTTCTGGAATGCGAATCCTGCGGACGCAATGGACTACGCGATCGCCGATCCGGGAACGGCTCTGGCAACCAGTGGTGATTTGAAGACTGTGGATTACGACAACGGCACTGGGTTCCGGCTTGGAGCGATCTATCGCCTGCCGAACAGCGGTTGGGATTTGGGCGGCAACTATACAAACTTCAATACACAAGGCTCAAGCAGTGCAGTAGCTCCCGCGAATGGCTTCCTATTCTCCACCCGATCGCACCCCTTCCAAAACGAAACGGCTGATACAGCCGCTGCCAGTGCCAAACTGAATTACAAAGCCGGAGACTTTGAAGCGGGATACAACATTCGGGCAGGCAAAAACGTAGACTTGCGGCTGTTTGGCGGGTTGAAAGCCTCAAATCTGAACCAGAAAATGAACATCAACTATGATGGGCGCGACTACACCAACGGACAAATTGACACCGAAAATAACTTCACAGGAGTCGGTCCGCGGGTGGGGTTAGAGGCGAAAGTTCCCCTCGGTGCAGGCTTTAACCTATTTGGTCGAGGAGCCGCATCGATGCAGGTCGGGACGCAAACCTCTACCTTCCGCGAAACTGATCGCAACGGAGCCGATGTGATTGCAGATCTTCGTCGTCAACAAAAAGGACAGGTGGTGCCAGGGCTGGAACTAGCAGCGGGATTGTCCTGGGAAAAGCAATTGAGCAAGCAAGCCAAGATTGAAATTGGTGGCGGTTATGAGCTACAGCACTTATTCAATGTCACTGATAATGTACGATTCGTGGATGCTGCCAGTCCTGGGGTTTTTGCTCAAAATAAAGGAGACCTTAGCCTCAAGGGGTTCTTTTTGAAGGGGGGTGTCTCGATACAGTTTTAA
- a CDS encoding Protein of unknown function (DUF3727) (IMG reference gene:2510096429~PFAM: Protein of unknown function (DUF3727); Protein of unknown function (DUF1292)), which produces MSDDIRISGDPTEDETVVLTDEAGRTIACSVERYLEIENQDYVLLLPIDTPVEIFVWQGEDENEEAVPVDEEDIDALFNTAKAVLEEQNLTLKRTAVVLTVDGDLPELDDEDEFAEVAAEGDEDEVEELQYLASFYFEDQEFAVYAPLDPCFILARMDESNQPHLLSPEELKKLEPMLETLEDQLFDEF; this is translated from the coding sequence ATGAGTGATGATATTCGGATAAGCGGCGACCCCACAGAAGACGAAACAGTTGTCTTGACTGACGAAGCCGGGCGGACTATTGCCTGCTCTGTGGAGCGCTACCTGGAAATTGAGAATCAGGACTATGTGCTACTGCTACCCATCGATACTCCCGTCGAAATCTTTGTATGGCAGGGAGAAGATGAAAACGAAGAAGCAGTACCCGTTGATGAAGAAGACATTGACGCACTTTTTAATACAGCAAAAGCTGTTTTAGAGGAACAAAATCTGACTCTCAAACGAACGGCGGTGGTGTTGACCGTCGATGGGGACTTACCCGAACTTGATGACGAAGATGAATTTGCTGAAGTTGCGGCTGAAGGAGACGAAGACGAAGTGGAAGAACTTCAGTACCTCGCCAGCTTTTATTTTGAAGACCAGGAATTTGCTGTCTATGCACCGCTGGATCCATGCTTTATCCTGGCGAGAATGGACGAAAGCAATCAACCTCATCTCCTCTCCCCTGAAGAATTGAAAAAGTTGGAACCTATGCTCGAAACCCTGGAGGATCAGTTGTTTGATGAGTTTTAA
- a CDS encoding glutamate 5-kinase (IMG reference gene:2510096432~PFAM: PUA domain; Amino acid kinase family~TIGRFAM: glutamate 5-kinase), with protein MSQTLVVKIGTSSLTQPETGNLALATIASLVEVLSRLRGQGHRIVLVSSGAVGVGCARLGLTERPKAIALKQAVAAVGQGRLIRVYDDLFTALQQPIAQVLLTRSDLVQRSSYLNIERTFQELLRLGVIPIVNENDTVAVDELKFGDNDTLSALVASLVSADWLFLLTDVDRLYSADPRRNPEAQPITLVNRLEELKELQVQISDRGSSWGTGGMVTKITAAQIAAGAGVRTVIMQGRSPHNLEKVLQGEELGTRFEPQPRPASARKRWIAHGLVPSGTLYLDDGAVRAIRDAGKSLLAAGVVSTEGDFESRDAVIVCDRTGTEIARGVVNFSSLELNKIKGHQSDEIESILGYPCPETVIHRDNLVLTG; from the coding sequence ATGTCGCAAACTCTCGTTGTCAAAATCGGAACATCTAGCTTGACTCAACCGGAAACTGGAAACCTGGCACTTGCGACGATTGCCAGTCTGGTTGAGGTTTTGAGTCGGTTGCGAGGGCAAGGGCACCGGATTGTGCTGGTGTCATCGGGTGCTGTTGGGGTGGGGTGTGCTCGCTTAGGATTGACAGAACGTCCTAAAGCGATCGCCCTTAAGCAAGCCGTGGCAGCCGTTGGGCAGGGACGTTTAATTCGGGTTTACGATGATCTGTTTACTGCCTTACAGCAACCGATCGCCCAGGTGCTTCTTACTCGGAGTGACCTGGTGCAACGCAGCAGCTATTTAAACATAGAGCGAACCTTTCAGGAACTATTGCGTCTTGGAGTGATTCCTATTGTGAATGAAAATGACACAGTTGCGGTGGATGAACTCAAGTTTGGTGATAACGATACGCTCTCAGCACTGGTTGCAAGTCTGGTGAGTGCAGACTGGTTATTCCTGTTGACAGATGTTGATCGACTGTATTCGGCTGATCCACGCCGCAATCCCGAAGCCCAGCCAATCACTTTAGTCAACCGATTGGAAGAATTAAAAGAGTTACAGGTGCAAATTAGTGATCGCGGCTCTAGCTGGGGCACGGGTGGCATGGTTACTAAAATTACAGCCGCTCAAATTGCTGCTGGAGCAGGCGTTCGCACGGTGATTATGCAAGGGCGATCGCCACACAACCTGGAAAAAGTCCTACAAGGCGAAGAACTTGGAACTCGCTTTGAACCTCAGCCCCGCCCAGCCAGCGCCCGTAAGCGCTGGATTGCTCATGGCTTGGTTCCCTCAGGAACCCTGTATCTAGATGATGGAGCTGTGCGGGCGATTCGAGATGCAGGCAAATCTTTGCTGGCGGCGGGAGTCGTCAGTACTGAAGGAGACTTTGAAAGCCGCGATGCCGTGATTGTATGCGATCGCACAGGTACCGAAATTGCTCGAGGTGTGGTCAACTTTAGCAGCCTCGAACTTAACAAAATCAAAGGTCACCAATCAGACGAAATCGAATCTATCCTGGGCTACCCCTGTCCAGAAACCGTCATTCATCGAGATAACCTGGTTCTCACTGGTTGA
- a CDS encoding nucleoside-diphosphate-sugar epimerase (IMG reference gene:2510096425~PFAM: NAD dependent epimerase/dehydratase family), whose amino-acid sequence MRILIMGGTRFIGVYLTRLLYEKEHEVVLFNRGNKPTPVEGIAQIHGDRTNPADLKAKLEGQEFDAIFDNNGRELSDTQPLAELFKDQVKHFVYMSSAGVYLKSDQMPHIEGDPVDPESRHKGKHDTETYLAEQGLPFTSIRPTYIYGPQNYNDLEAWFFDRIVRDRPIPIPGNGMTITQFGHVKDLAQAMVQVLGNRRAVGQVYNVSGDRFVTFDGLARACAVAAGKSPDSLKIVHYDPKQFDFGKRKAFPMRVQHFFASVQKAMNDLYWKPEYDLIAGLKDSFENDYLASERYKAEVDFSLDDQILS is encoded by the coding sequence ATGCGGATTTTGATCATGGGCGGAACCCGATTTATTGGGGTGTATCTGACCCGGTTGCTGTATGAGAAAGAGCATGAAGTAGTGCTATTTAATCGGGGTAATAAACCAACACCCGTTGAAGGAATTGCCCAGATTCATGGCGATCGCACCAATCCGGCTGACCTGAAAGCAAAGCTAGAGGGACAGGAATTTGATGCGATTTTTGACAACAACGGGCGTGAACTCAGTGATACCCAACCCCTCGCTGAACTCTTTAAGGATCAGGTAAAGCACTTCGTTTATATGAGTTCTGCTGGCGTGTACCTCAAGTCTGACCAGATGCCTCATATAGAAGGGGATCCAGTTGATCCTGAGAGCCGCCACAAAGGGAAGCATGATACGGAAACTTACCTGGCAGAACAGGGGCTACCCTTCACCTCAATTCGCCCCACTTACATTTACGGACCTCAGAACTACAACGATCTGGAAGCCTGGTTTTTTGATCGCATCGTGCGCGATCGCCCCATTCCCATTCCTGGCAATGGCATGACCATCACCCAGTTTGGGCATGTTAAAGATCTGGCACAAGCAATGGTGCAGGTGTTGGGCAACCGGCGTGCCGTCGGGCAAGTTTATAACGTATCAGGCGATCGCTTCGTCACTTTTGATGGGCTAGCCCGTGCCTGTGCGGTTGCGGCTGGCAAATCACCCGATAGTCTGAAAATTGTTCACTACGATCCCAAGCAATTTGATTTTGGCAAGCGTAAAGCCTTTCCGATGCGGGTGCAGCACTTCTTTGCCTCCGTGCAAAAAGCCATGAACGACCTGTACTGGAAACCCGAATATGATCTGATCGCTGGCTTGAAAGACTCATTCGAGAATGACTATCTCGCATCCGAACGGTACAAAGCTGAGGTAGACTTTTCACTCGATGATCAGATTCTGAGTTGA
- a CDS encoding hypothetical protein (IMG reference gene:2510096430~PFAM: YceG-like family~TIGRFAM: conserved hypothetical protein, YceG family) encodes MAKRFPTKSFIGFVLVGLGVAAWQSWRWWVWASAPLHSTVTAAPPINLTIPPGTSAQEIGQDLEKLGVIRSAQAWNLWTRWLLFQNSSGGFQAGTYQLSKSESMQTIAAKIWAGDVAEKSFTIPEGWSIREMAQYFEQQGFFPAQAFIDATNQISTAEYPWLPSTTPVSGFPRLEGYLFPDTYQIPLEAGVKPETIIRQMLDRFEQVALPIYQQHQGKTTLSLAEWVTLGSLVEKEAVVPAERTRISGVFHNRLRKQMPLASDPTVEYAFGIKQTPDRPLTYAQVGKPSPYNTYINPGLPPAPIASPGKASLEATLNPETTDYLYFVARYDGTHVFSRTLAEHQAAQESIHVHRESQKSTTQ; translated from the coding sequence ATGGCTAAACGATTCCCAACAAAATCGTTCATCGGATTTGTGTTGGTTGGTTTAGGGGTTGCAGCCTGGCAGAGTTGGAGATGGTGGGTATGGGCATCGGCTCCTCTGCATTCAACCGTAACTGCTGCCCCCCCTATCAACTTAACCATTCCACCTGGTACGTCTGCTCAAGAAATTGGGCAAGACTTGGAGAAACTGGGAGTGATTCGTTCTGCCCAAGCCTGGAATCTATGGACGCGGTGGCTCCTATTTCAGAATTCATCAGGTGGCTTTCAGGCTGGCACGTATCAACTATCTAAGTCTGAGTCCATGCAGACCATTGCTGCCAAAATCTGGGCAGGTGATGTGGCTGAAAAAAGTTTCACTATTCCTGAAGGCTGGTCTATTCGGGAAATGGCTCAGTATTTCGAGCAACAAGGCTTTTTCCCAGCTCAAGCATTTATTGATGCAACCAATCAAATCTCTACTGCTGAATATCCCTGGTTACCCTCTACAACTCCAGTATCAGGATTCCCTCGCCTGGAAGGATATTTATTCCCAGATACCTATCAAATCCCGTTGGAAGCAGGTGTGAAGCCAGAAACGATTATCAGGCAAATGCTCGATCGCTTTGAGCAAGTTGCTTTACCAATTTATCAACAGCACCAGGGTAAAACGACCCTAAGCCTGGCTGAATGGGTAACGCTGGGGAGCCTTGTAGAAAAGGAAGCCGTTGTTCCTGCGGAACGCACACGTATTTCTGGCGTATTTCATAACCGCCTCAGAAAGCAAATGCCCCTCGCATCTGATCCAACTGTTGAATACGCATTTGGCATTAAGCAAACGCCTGATCGCCCCTTAACCTATGCCCAAGTTGGTAAGCCCTCTCCCTATAACACCTACATTAATCCTGGTTTGCCGCCCGCACCCATCGCCAGTCCTGGAAAAGCGAGCCTGGAAGCCACCCTCAATCCAGAAACTACTGATTATTTGTATTTTGTCGCGCGGTACGATGGTACTCACGTCTTTAGTCGTACTCTAGCAGAGCATCAGGCTGCTCAAGAGTCCATTCATGTTCACCGTGAGTCCCAAAAATCCACGACTCAGTAA